A region of Deltaproteobacteria bacterium DNA encodes the following proteins:
- a CDS encoding GxxExxY protein encodes MNQLITKSANLQNHYSGQIVHSAMKVHTKLGPGLLESVYEACLVYELRNKGLDVKSQVGLPIKYGKMKFDIGFRIDLLVQDAVIVELKVVEKICPVHKAQLLSYLRLSGFRVGLLINFNTPSLRDGIHRIINGY; translated from the coding sequence ATGAATCAACTAATAACGAAGAGCGCTAATCTTCAAAATCATTATAGTGGACAGATCGTCCATTCCGCCATGAAGGTCCATACTAAACTTGGCCCAGGGTTACTTGAGAGCGTCTATGAGGCTTGTTTAGTTTACGAACTGAGAAACAAAGGATTAGATGTAAAATCGCAAGTTGGATTGCCCATAAAATACGGGAAAATGAAATTTGATATTGGTTTTAGAATTGATCTTTTAGTACAGGATGCTGTGATCGTGGAATTGAAAGTGGTCGAAAAAATCTGCCCAGTGCATAAAGCCCAATTATTATCGTACTTGAGACTGAGCGGTTTCAGGGTTGGCTTACTGATAAACTTTAATACGCCTTCTTTGCGTGATGGAATCCATCGGATTATCAATGGTTATTAG